From Arachis stenosperma cultivar V10309 chromosome 2, arast.V10309.gnm1.PFL2, whole genome shotgun sequence, one genomic window encodes:
- the LOC130961331 gene encoding uncharacterized protein LOC130961331 isoform X1, whose product MMYHVAPPFFYIGLMITVFLFPTKKIRISKLKNAGNIKEDYCERLLEVVNTMISFFEGGGAAVELFCYLRWYQQCLKMLFMNALCLGSNSQACSLRFQDVSDIQQVPDHQEVFADTTHDESLILEGNSSKLEGRPLSCRLSDKANDQLRQWFEDDDALERAINGEWILLPCGDETGLKTSVCLLACRWVNFREDIISYRSSLNCF is encoded by the exons ATGATGTATCATGTAGCACcaccttttttttatataggATTGATGATCACTGTTTTTCTGTTCCCTACAAAGAAAATTAG AATTTCCAAGCTTAAAAATGCGGGAAACATAAAGGAAGATTATTGTGAAAGGCTCCTGGAAGTTGTTAATACTATGATAAGTTTTTTTGAG GGTGGTGGTGCTGCTGTTGAACTCTTTTGTTATCTACGATGGTATCAACAATGCCTCAAGATGCTGTTTATGAACGCCCTCTGTTTGGGGTCAAACTCTCAAGCTTGTTCCCTCAGATTTCAG GATGTCAGTGACATTCAACAAGTCCCTGATCATCAG GAGGTTTTTGCAGACACTACTCATGATGAGAGCTTGATCTTAGAGGGCAACAG CTCTAAACTTGAAGGGAGACCATTAAGTTGTAGGCTTTCAGACAAA GCAAATGACCAATTACGGCAATGGTTTGAAGATGATGATGCGCTTGAGCGTGCTATTAATGGAGA GTGGATTTTGTTACCATGCGGAGATGAAACGGGTCTTAAAACTTCTGTTTGTCTTTTAGCTTGCAGATGGgttaattttagagaagacATCATCTCCTATAGGAGTTCTCTTAATTGTTTTTGA
- the LOC130961331 gene encoding uncharacterized protein LOC130961331 isoform X2: protein MITVFLFPTKKIRISKLKNAGNIKEDYCERLLEVVNTMISFFEGGGAAVELFCYLRWYQQCLKMLFMNALCLGSNSQACSLRFQDVSDIQQVPDHQEVFADTTHDESLILEGNSSKLEGRPLSCRLSDKANDQLRQWFEDDDALERAINGEWILLPCGDETGLKTSVCLLACRWVNFREDIISYRSSLNCF, encoded by the exons ATGATCACTGTTTTTCTGTTCCCTACAAAGAAAATTAG AATTTCCAAGCTTAAAAATGCGGGAAACATAAAGGAAGATTATTGTGAAAGGCTCCTGGAAGTTGTTAATACTATGATAAGTTTTTTTGAG GGTGGTGGTGCTGCTGTTGAACTCTTTTGTTATCTACGATGGTATCAACAATGCCTCAAGATGCTGTTTATGAACGCCCTCTGTTTGGGGTCAAACTCTCAAGCTTGTTCCCTCAGATTTCAG GATGTCAGTGACATTCAACAAGTCCCTGATCATCAG GAGGTTTTTGCAGACACTACTCATGATGAGAGCTTGATCTTAGAGGGCAACAG CTCTAAACTTGAAGGGAGACCATTAAGTTGTAGGCTTTCAGACAAA GCAAATGACCAATTACGGCAATGGTTTGAAGATGATGATGCGCTTGAGCGTGCTATTAATGGAGA GTGGATTTTGTTACCATGCGGAGATGAAACGGGTCTTAAAACTTCTGTTTGTCTTTTAGCTTGCAGATGGgttaattttagagaagacATCATCTCCTATAGGAGTTCTCTTAATTGTTTTTGA